A DNA window from Onychostoma macrolepis isolate SWU-2019 chromosome 13, ASM1243209v1, whole genome shotgun sequence contains the following coding sequences:
- the rhoua gene encoding ras homolog family member Ua, whose product MPPQGGGEYKPAPGTVVPPVPPRRFRSRDLSSAVKSRFGAAAERRVKCVLVGDGAVGKTSLIVSYTTNGYPTEYVPTAFDNFAAVVAVDGKPVKLQLCDTAGQDEFDKLRPLCYTNADVFLLCFSVVSPSSFQNVREKWVPEIRRHCPRAPILLVGTQADLRQDVKVLIQLAQYKERPVDPQEACVCAEEVQAVSYMECSALTQKNLKEVFDTAIVASIQYSDSQQQKRLKKRTPDKMRKLSESWWKKYCCLA is encoded by the exons ATGCCTCCGCAGGGAGGTGGAGAATACAAGCCGGCTCCAGGTACAGTGGTGCCGCCGGTTCCCCCGAGGAGATTCCGGAGCAGAGATTTGTCATCCGCGGTGAAGAGCCGCTTCGGGGCGGCAGCGGAGCGCCGGGTGAAGTGCGTGCTGGTTGGTGATGGTGCAGTGGGTAAAACCAGTCTCATTGTGAGCTATACCACCAATGGATATCCCACCGAGTATGTTCCAACAGCGTTTGACAACTTTGCAG CGGTTGTAGCTGTGGATGGCAAGCCTGTGAAACTTCAGCTTTGTGACACAGCTGGTCAG GATGAGTTTGACAAGCTCCGGCCGCTGTGCTACACCAATGCTGACGTCTTCTtgctctgcttcagtgtggTAAGTCCCTCCTCTTTCCAGAATGTGAGGGAGAAGTGGGTTCCTGAGATCCGCCGGCACTGCCCGAGGGCACCGATACTGTTGGTGGGCACTCAGGCTGACCTGCGGCAAGATGTCAAAGTGCTCATCCAACTGGCCCAGTACAAGGAGCGACCGGTGGACCCCCAGGAGGCCTGCGTGTGTGCTGAGGAAGTACAGGCCGTCTCGTACATGGAGTGCTCAGCGCTCACCCAGAAGAACCTGAAGGAGGTGTTTGACACGGCTATAGTGGCCAGCATCCAGTACTCAGACAGCCAGCAACAGAAAAGGCTGAAGAAGCGGACGCCCGATAAAATGAGGAAGCTCTCTGAGTCCTGGTGGAAGAAATACTGCTGTTTGGCGTAG
- the pdcd2 gene encoding programmed cell death protein 2, with protein MAANTVKESKTNREVVLGFLEEAESWQLLSNQFPSKVGGRPAWLSQADLPTVSELQCEKCKLPTVFLLQVYAPITEYDRCFHRTLFVFCCKTPACYTRNDNKCFKVFRCQLPRKNDFYPFDPPPDEKPEHLVNNHQVLGSVLKLCRLCGCLGQKACSRCHSVTYCCKEHQTIDWKHRHKKECSNEASQSSEELSSFLFPECELVTDPEELPAKDEELHEAHSLDQESMACLNNGLNDSELESMALHETQDSKVFQKFKKRIANEPQQVLRYCKVGSPLWVSAEHVPREEDVPQCPCGAKRLFEFQIMPQLLNHLKVDTTDASIDWGTVAIYTCADSCDQGTKYSAEFIWKQDFSGDQAV; from the exons ATGGCTGCAAATACAGTGAAAGAATCCAAAACAAACCGCGAGGTCGTGTTGGGCTTCTTAGAGGAGGCAGAATCATGGCAGCTTCTTAGTAACCAGTTTCCAAGTAAAGTCGGAGGGAGACCTGCGTGGTTGAGCCAAGCGGATTTGCCAACTGTGTCTGAGTTACAGTGCGAGAAATGTAAACTTCCAACAGTGTTTCTTCTGCAGGTCTACGCACCAATAACGGAATATGATCGATGTTTTCACAGAACACTGTTTGTGTTCTGCTGCAAGACACCAGCCTGCTATACGCGAAATGATAACAAGTGTTTTAAAG TGTTTAGATGCCAGCTGCCAAGGAAAAACGATTTTTACCCCTTTGATCCTCCTCCTGATGAGAAGCCAGAGCACCTAGTGAATAATCATCAGGTTCTGGGCTCTGTGCTCAAACTGTGCAGGCTGTGTGGTTGTCTGGGACAGAAAGCCTGCTCTCGATGTCACTCTGTCACATACTGCTGTAAAGAGCATCAGACCATAGACTGGAAACACCGACACAAGAAAGAATGTTCaaatgagg CTTCTCAAAGCTCTGAGGAGCTCAGTTCATTTCTGTTTCCTGAGTGTGAGCTGGTTACAGACCCGGAAGAGCTTCCAGCAAAAGATGAGGAACTCCATGAAGCCCACAGTCTGGATCAGGAGAGCATGGCATGCTTAAATAATG GTTTGAATGACAGTGAACTAGAAAGTATGGCCCTTCATGAAACACAAGACTCTAAAGTGTTTCAGAAGTTCAAGAAGCGCATTGCTAATGAACCACAACAG GTTTTGCGGTATTGCAAAGTAGGATCTCCTCTTTGGGTGTCAGCTGAACATGTGCCACGTGAGGAGGATGTTCCACAATGTCCATGTGGTGCAAAACGTCTGTTTGAATTTCAG ATCATGCCTCAGTTACTTAATCACCTCAAAGTGGATACGACAGATGCCAGCATAGACTGGGGGACAGTGGCCATCTACACATGTGCTGACAGCTGTGACCAAGGCACCAAATATTCTGCTGAATTCATCTGGAAACAAGACTTTTCAGGAGATCAAGCAGTGTAG
- the tbp gene encoding TATA-box-binding protein, translated as MEQNNSLPPFPQGLASPQGAMTPGLPIFSPMMPYGTGLTPQPVQNTNSLSLLEEQQRQQQQQQQQQQQAASQQQGGMVGGSGQTPQLYHSQVSTTTALPGNTPLYTTPLTPMTPITPATPASESSGIVPQLQNIVSTVNLGCKLDLKTIALRARNAEYNPKRFAAVIMRIREPRTTALIFSSGKMVCTGAKSEEQSRLAARKYARVVQKLGFPAKFLDFKIQNMVGSCDVKFPIRLEGLVLTHQQFSSYEPELFPGLIYRMIKPRIVLLIFVSGKVVLTGAKVRGEIYEAFENIYPILKGFRKTT; from the exons ATGGAGCAGAACAACAGCCTACCTCCTTTCCCTCAAGGGCTGGCATCTCCGCAG GGAGCCATGACGCCTGGCCTGCCCATTTTCAGTCCCATGATGCCGTACGGCACGGGTCTTACACCGCAGCCAGTGCAGAACACCAACAGCTTGTCCCTCCTGGAGGAGCAGCAGCgacagcaacagcagcagcagcagcaacaacaacaggCAGCCTCACAACAGCAGGGTGGGATGGTGGGAGGTTCAGGCCAGACACCGCAGCTCTACCACTCGCAGGTCTCTACCACAACAGCACTGCCAGGCAACACACCACTTTATACCACACCTCTCACCCCTATGACCCCCATCACTCCTGCCACACCGGCCTCAGAGAGCTCTGGCATTGTCCCTCAGTTACA gaATATTGTGTCTACTGTAAACTTGGGGTGCAAACTTGACTTGAAGACGATAGCACTTCGAGCCAGAAATGCTGAATATAATCCAAAG CGTTTTGCTGCCGTCATCATGAGAATAcgagaacccagaacaacagcGCTCATCTTCAGCTCGGGGAAGATGGTGTGCACAGGAGCGAAAAG TGAGGAACAGTCCCGTTTGGCAGCCAGAAAATATGCCAGAGTGGTGCAGAAGTTGGGTTTTCCTGCCAAATTCTTGGACTTCAAAATTCAGAACATGGTTGGCAGCTGCGACGTCAAGTTTCCCATCCGATTAGAGGGCCTGGTGCTTACACACCAGCAGTTTAGCag CTATGAACCAGAGTTATTTCCGGGATTAATCTACAGAATGATCAAACCCAGAATCGTCCTTTTAATATTCGTTTCAGGAAAAGTTGTACTTACAG GTGCAAAGGTTAGAGGAGAAATTTACGAAGCATTTGAGAATATATACCCTATCTTGAAAGGATTCAGGAAGACTACGTAA
- the zgc:153169 gene encoding N(4)-(Beta-N-acetylglucosaminyl)-L-asparaginase: MAAVGTWSFSRTAVERMRCMLLDGQNATDVVETAMAEVEDDVDTGRHIVGRGGYPNFKGVVECDAAIMEGVPGRFGAVAALRGIAQPCRVARQVMEKSPHSLLVGDGAEAFAQELGFTSEPNANMLSDHSATAYREYLEKNKPVRGGHDTIGLIALDLSGNITVGVSTSGAPFKSPGRVGDSPLPGCGLYADHTVGAAAATGDGDKIMCFCPSFQVVQLMRQGSSPNEACHAVLADIQRRIGGDKCFEIGLVSLNMKGEVGAASSVGFPYTFWNQGLSSVEELVINQQKTINV, from the exons ATGGCAGCTGTGGGGACATGGTCTTTCTCTCGCACTGCGGTGGAGAGAATGAGATGTATGCTGCTAGATGGACAAAATGCTACAGATGTTGTAGAAACAGCAATGGCAg AGGTGGAAGATGATGTAGACACAGGACGGCACATTGTTGGCAGAGGAGGATATCCAAATTTCAAGGGAGTGGTTGAATGTGATGCTGCAATTATGGAAGGTGTGCCAGGGAGATTTGGGGCAGTGGCTGCACTTCGAGG AATTGCACAGCCATGTCGTGTAGCTCGTCAAGTAATGGAGAAGAGTCCTCACAGCTTGCTTGTTGGAGATGGAGCAGAAGCATTTGCTCAGGAATTGGGTTTTACATCTGAACCCAATGCCAATATGCTTTCCGACCATTCAGCTACTGCTTACCGG GAATACCTTGAAAAAAATAAGCCTGTTAGAGGTGGGCATGATACAATAG gTCTTATAGCTCTTGATCTAAGTGGTAACATAACAGTAG GAGTTTCCACATCAGGAGCTCCCTTCAAATCACCAGGGCGGGTGGGAGATTCTCCACTTCCAGGCTGTGGTCTATACGCTGACCATACA GTGGGTGCTGCAGCAg CTACAGGTGATGGGGACAAAATCATGTGCTTCTGCCCAAGTTTTCAAGTTGTGCAGCTGATGAGACAA GGCTCATCTCCTAATGAAGCCTGTCATGCTGTGCTTGCTGACATACAGAGGAGAATAGGTGGTGATAAATGCTTTGAAATTGGGCTTGTTTCTTTGAATATGAAG GGAGAGGTTGGAGCTGCATCTTCAGTGGGATTTCCATACACATTCTGGAACCAAGGGTTGAGTTCGGTGGAGGAGCTAGTCATTAACCAACAGAAAAccataaatgtttaa